One segment of Pseudomonas asgharzadehiana DNA contains the following:
- a CDS encoding exodeoxyribonuclease III, with protein MRIISVNVNGIQAAVERGLLSWLQAQNADVICLQDTRASAFELDDPAFQLDGYFLYACDAEVPAQGGVALYSRLQPKAVISGLGFETADRYGRYLQADFDKVSIATLLLPSGQNGDEDLNQKFKLMDDFARYLDKQRRKRREYIYCGSLYVAQQKLDIKNWRDSQQSPGFLAPERAWMDEIVGNMGYVDALREVSREGDQYSWWPDNEQAEMLNLGWRFDYQLLTPGLRRFVRSARLPRQPRFSQHAPLIVDYDWTLTI; from the coding sequence ATGCGGATCATCAGTGTGAACGTTAATGGTATTCAGGCTGCAGTCGAGCGTGGTTTGCTCAGTTGGCTGCAAGCCCAGAATGCCGACGTCATCTGCCTGCAGGATACCCGCGCCTCCGCCTTTGAACTGGACGACCCAGCCTTCCAACTGGATGGCTACTTCCTTTATGCCTGCGATGCCGAAGTCCCTGCCCAAGGTGGCGTGGCTTTGTATTCGCGGTTGCAACCCAAGGCGGTCATCAGCGGCCTCGGCTTCGAGACAGCCGACCGCTACGGGCGCTACCTGCAAGCCGATTTCGATAAGGTCAGCATCGCGACCTTGCTGCTCCCTTCGGGGCAGAACGGCGATGAAGACTTGAACCAGAAGTTTAAGCTAATGGACGATTTCGCCCGTTACCTGGACAAACAGCGGCGCAAACGTCGCGAGTACATTTATTGTGGCTCGCTGTACGTGGCGCAACAGAAGCTGGATATCAAGAACTGGCGCGACAGCCAGCAATCCCCGGGCTTCCTGGCGCCGGAACGGGCCTGGATGGACGAGATTGTCGGCAACATGGGCTATGTGGATGCCCTGCGCGAAGTCAGCCGCGAAGGCGACCAGTACAGCTGGTGGCCGGACAACGAACAGGCTGAGATGCTCAACCTGGGTTGGCGTTTCGACTACCAGTTGCTGACCCCAGGTCTGCGCCGGTTTGTTCGCAGTGCACGCTTGCCGCGCCAGCCGCGCTTCTCGCAGCATGCGCCGCTGATCGTGGACTACGACTGGACGCTGACCATCTGA